TTGGCCGCAAATATATCGCCCTGATAGTCGATACCCAGCTCATAGTTGTCGGTCACCACAGGCTCGAGGCTGAGGGAGGTTTCCACGCTGGGATTGTCAGCGGGGAAGCTGTTGCCATCACGCAGGATACGGCCGATGTCGGCCATCCCAAATCCCTGACTGAAGCTGGTGTACAGTCTCAGTGATGGGGTGAAGTTATAGCTGAGTCCCACATTAAACAGTGCCTGATTGAAGTCCGGTTCGCCACCGGTAATCTGCTTGTCGCCCGAGCTCCACAGCGTCTTGTAGTCATCTACCTTGAGTTTGGCGTACTCGTAGCGAATACCGGCCGACAGATTCAGCGCCTCCAGCGGGCTCAGGCTCAGCTGGGCATAGGGGGCAATGTTCTGATAGCGGGTTTCCGGCACCCAGGACACACCGGTTTGTACCAGGTCCTGCTCGGTGGTGTCGCTGAAGAGATCCAGGCCATAGGCCAAGTCCACTCCGGAATCGGCAATATTGTTGGCAATCAACGAGGTTTTCAAACCCCACTTGTTGGACTGATTACGGCTCTGCTCATAATAGAGGTTTTCGCCATTGGTGCCGCTGCCACACTGGGTCAGGCCCGGTGCACTGTCAAATTCGGGATCGTAGAAACTGGCAAAACAGCCACCGCCATAAACGCCCTGAAAATCCTGATTGAACAGCTGCACTTCCAGCTGTTGACCGGCAATATCGAAGTGCTTGTAGCTAAGACTGGTAGTGGTAACCCTGTTGTTGGCGCCTTCCCATGGCTGCGATTCTTTTACCGCAGAGGTAGGAATATCGTTGGCCACACTGCCCTTTTGCGACATCCAGTCACCGTTATTGTCCAATCGGAAGTGGTTTACCATCAGCTCCAGGCGCGACTTATCCATGTCATAGCCGAGCTTGATGAACACATCCTTACTTTGGCTGTCCATCGACTCACCCTGGGTGGTGTCAACACCGATAACCTGATCGTTGGCATCATAGTAGACGCCGCTGCTGTGGTAGCCCACAGATCCCAGAATATCGAGGTTGTCGGCGCGGCCGGAGAAGGCATAGTTGGCACCAAAGCTCAGGCTGTCGCTCTCAAAACTGGTGGGCGCAGACACATCGACACTGATTTTATTGCCGCTGCCATCCGGTTTTTTGGTGATGTAATTAATGATACCGCCCTGGGCGCCCATGCCGTGCATGGCGTTGGCACCGTGAATAATTTCAATGCGCTCAATCATGTCAGGGTCAATAGTCTGCCCTGAGCGGCCACCACTGCGCAGCGGGTTTGACTGTGGCACACCATCAATCATGATAAGAGGCGCACGGCCACGAAGGGTCTCGCCTGTGTTGCTCATCTTCTGTCTGCTGGGCGAAAAGCTGGGGGCCAGATTACCTATGATGGATGACAGGTCACGGGTGCCGGCAAGCTGCTGTTTCAGGGTTTCCTGGTCAATCACAGTCACTGTGTTGGGAATGGCACTGAGGGGCTTTTCCATACGGCTGGAAGTGATTACCAACCTTTCCATGCGCTGTTGGGCGGCCTGAGCCTTGGTATCTGTGTTGCTGTTGGCATCGGCCTGCTGGGCCATGGCAACCGGTGCGCCTATTACAGCCAAAACCGATAAAGCCAGTAAAGAAGGGGCGAATTTCATCATGATTCCTGTCTCTTGGTCACCAATGCGACGGTGACTCTTGTTATGGACTGGTGGGGTGATGGCGCTCCCTGCCTCAATATATCAAATGATAATCTTTATCATTTTCATAATCGATGCGAAGTATAAAGAGGCTGAACACGTCTGTCCAGTCACTCAGAGCAAGGAAAACTGACCGACTCGGTGGTGAACAGGCTGCAGCCCGGCGTTCAGCATGACCAGCGCAACAGACTTCACCAAGCGGCCTGAATCAGGCAGGCAAAAATTGAGAAAATACGACAGGAAAAAGCGAATACCGCTGATGTGGCAAGATTGCGATCCGCTTCACTTTTTCGCGGCAGGGCAGAGTCAAAGCAGCCGAAACACTGACCAATAATCGCCTGCTGGAACCCGGAAACTGTGCTGCATCCCTAACGACGTGCGCCATATCAAAAGGGCTTACGCTTTAGCATGTCAGTGTTGGGACAGGCGGGTGCAGGAGCTGGCCAAGAGTGTGGGAATTCCCGAATAGGGCATTGGTAAAGCACATCACCTGATAGTCAATGTCCAAACCCTTATAGGCGCTGATATAGAGCTCCCCCCGAAAGAATTCGGCCTTCCTTGCCAGGCCTCTTCTTCAATCTCTTCGTGCACAAAGGAGCAAGGTTTAATCCCGATAGCGAGTCGGGAGCCAAGCGAATCAACATAAAACCAACAAATGTATGCAATCCCTCTTGCCCGGCGGAAACCTAATGATAAAGTGTGACTCCCCATCCCCTGCAGCGGGAATAAAGTTGCAGGAAATTACAACAAAGGAATGAATAAGATGACTTTCCCCATTAAGCGCCTGCTTACTATTGCGTTGACTTCAGCGCTCCTGGGTGGCTGTGCCCCCTCGTCGTATCAGGTAAAAACGCCAGCGCCCTCCAACGCTGGCTACGAAAAAACCGCGACCAACGACTTTTCGCCTTTGCAGCTTGTGGATATGCGCAGCGACAAGAAAACCTTCAGCTATGGCATACTCCCGGCCGAGCTGAAGCTGAATAAGGCGCCACTTGCGCCTGTGTCCTTTTTGCAGGAACACACGGATAAAGAGCTGGCAGCCCGGGGCATCAATCCAAGTGCCGTCGCGGCGCCACTCAAAGTCGATGTGCTCAAGCTGGCGATGCGCAATCACCGCACCAATGCCTATACCCCCTTTATCACCTTCACCATGCTGAGTGCCGATGTGCATACACCAGATGGTATCAAGCGGGTCGGGGTGTTCGTTAAACGCGGCAAGGTACCTGTTTGGAGCTTCGATGAAATCATCGAGCCAACCCTGAACGAACCTCTGTCGCTGTTGGTAAAAGAATTTGCCGCCAAGGTGAATGCCCTGGTGTATCAGCAGCAGATTTCAGACGCCGATGTGAATGCACTGATAGCCAAGACCAAAGCGTCCAATGATTATCTGGATGTGTATCAGCTTGGCTTTGGCAACAACAAAACTGCCGTGCCTTTCCTGAAAGAACTGCTCAAGTCGGACGAAGAGTATGTGCGTCTGGCGGCCATCTCTTCTTTGGGTATTCTCGATGCCGAAGAAGAACTTGAAACCCTTAAAGGCGTATTTTCCACTGCCGACAATTGGTCTGATAAAGCCATGGCCGTCAAAGCCATTGCCGACCTTAATCTGGAAGACGGCAACCGCTTTATCCGTGATGTGCAGTCGAGCTTCAAAGACAGCAAAGAGAAAGACTGGGGCAACATGCTGATTGGTTTGTACCTGTAACCCGTGGATTACTGAGGTTAACCCCATAAAAAAACCGGCCAGTTGGCCGGTTTTTTTATTTGTTCACACAACTTACGCCTGAGGACGCATGGCCGGGAACAGGATCACGTCACGGATGGTGTGAGTGTTGGTAAAGAGCATCACCAGACGGTCGATACCAATGCCCTGACCGGCAGTGGGTGGCAGACCGTGTTCCAGCGCAGTGATGAAGTCAGCATCGTAGAACATGGCTTCGTCGTCACCTGCGTCCTTGGCTTCTACCTGCGCCTTGAAGCGGTTGTCCTGATCTTCAGCGTCGTTAAGCTCGCTGAAGCCGTTGGCCACTTCGCGGCCGCCGATGAAGAACTCGAAGCGGTCGGTGATGAAGTCGTTACCATCGCTGCGGCGGGCCAGTGGCGAAATATCCGCTGGGTAGCCAGTGATGAAGGTAGGCTGCATCAGCTTGGGCTCGGCAGTTTCACCAAAAATTTCTTCCAACAGCTGACCACAGCTCCAGAAGGTTTCGGTTTCGATGCCCACGTCCTTGGCAAGCTTACGCATGAAGTCGATGTTCTTCACTTCTTCGTAGGTCATGGCCTGGATGGTGGCGTTGTCCGGGTTGTAGTGCTTGATGGCTTCGAGCATGCTCATACGGGTGTATGGGCCGCCGAAATCAATCACGTGCTCGCCGTAAGGCAGCTTGGTGTCACCCAGCAGTTCCTTGGCGATGCTGGACAACATCTCTTCGGTCAGATCGATAAGATCCTTATAGTCGGCGTAGGCCATATAGAATTCCATCATGGTGAATTCCGGGTTATGGCGTGGCGACAGAC
This sequence is a window from Shewanella zhangzhouensis. Protein-coding genes within it:
- a CDS encoding TonB-dependent receptor; the encoded protein is MKFAPSLLALSVLAVIGAPVAMAQQADANSNTDTKAQAAQQRMERLVITSSRMEKPLSAIPNTVTVIDQETLKQQLAGTRDLSSIIGNLAPSFSPSRQKMSNTGETLRGRAPLIMIDGVPQSNPLRSGGRSGQTIDPDMIERIEIIHGANAMHGMGAQGGIINYITKKPDGSGNKISVDVSAPTSFESDSLSFGANYAFSGRADNLDILGSVGYHSSGVYYDANDQVIGVDTTQGESMDSQSKDVFIKLGYDMDKSRLELMVNHFRLDNNGDWMSQKGSVANDIPTSAVKESQPWEGANNRVTTTSLSYKHFDIAGQQLEVQLFNQDFQGVYGGGCFASFYDPEFDSAPGLTQCGSGTNGENLYYEQSRNQSNKWGLKTSLIANNIADSGVDLAYGLDLFSDTTEQDLVQTGVSWVPETRYQNIAPYAQLSLSPLEALNLSAGIRYEYAKLKVDDYKTLWSSGDKQITGGEPDFNQALFNVGLSYNFTPSLRLYTSFSQGFGMADIGRILRDGNSFPADNPSVETSLSLEPVVTDNYELGIDYQGDIFAAKVAAYHSGSDLGARLERNQDGFYSVKREKTLIRGIEASLSAYLGDDDTLGLNMAFTEGEYDSNKDGRTDTDLDGANIAPNRINLHWEHSFAFDATSRIQLNYFMDREFHKADGSLYAEFDSYYTVDASLSLPLYGGSLTLGLQNLLNEDYYTYYSQTVPNDTRYFKGMGRTLSLGYSRAF
- a CDS encoding HEAT repeat domain-containing protein: MTFPIKRLLTIALTSALLGGCAPSSYQVKTPAPSNAGYEKTATNDFSPLQLVDMRSDKKTFSYGILPAELKLNKAPLAPVSFLQEHTDKELAARGINPSAVAAPLKVDVLKLAMRNHRTNAYTPFITFTMLSADVHTPDGIKRVGVFVKRGKVPVWSFDEIIEPTLNEPLSLLVKEFAAKVNALVYQQQISDADVNALIAKTKASNDYLDVYQLGFGNNKTAVPFLKELLKSDEEYVRLAAISSLGILDAEEELETLKGVFSTADNWSDKAMAVKAIADLNLEDGNRFIRDVQSSFKDSKEKDWGNMLIGLYL